The Tamandua tetradactyla isolate mTamTet1 chromosome 5, mTamTet1.pri, whole genome shotgun sequence genome window below encodes:
- the RTN4R gene encoding reticulon-4 receptor: MIPAHESLGSAPRWQELLGQGRAGVCRERMGFQEDPGDLQGTLGSGQALGNNPITGLAGPGHGTWWGGDYQPRPTDPCALPSGRRLLAWALCLQAWRAAAPCPGACVCYDEPKVTTSCPQQGLQAVPPDIPAGSQRVFLHGNRIAHVPAAGFRACRNLTILWLHSNALARVDAAAFAGLGLLEQLDLSDNAQLRAVEPGTFRGLGRLRTLHLDRCGLQELGPGLFHGLAALQYLYLQDNGLQALPDDAFRDLGNLTHLFLHGNRIRSLPERALRGLHSLDRLLLHQNRVVRVHPLAFRDLGRLMTLYLFANNLSALPAEALAPLRSLQYLRLNANPWVCDCRARPLWAWLQSFHGSSSEVPCGRPPHLAGRDLKRLAATDLDGCSWTPEELPGPPACCRPHPAADKASGLGASAGNALKGPPGDGSRPRRVNDSPFGTPPGSAEPPPTAPQPNDSAEPPGALPGPLPTGPRRRPGCSRKNRTRSHCRLGSAGGGGGAGGAGVRPGCLAALGLALAVWLAGVGPC, from the coding sequence ATGATTCCTGCACATGAGTCTCTGGGGTCTGCTCCGCGCTGGCAAGAGCTGCTGGGACAGGGGCGGGCCGGGGTCTGCAGGGAGCGGATGGGGTTCCAGGAAGACCCAGGAGACCTGCAGGGGACACTTGGCAGTGGCCAAGCACTTGGCAATAACCCAATAACCGGGCTGGCTGGGCCAGGGCATGGCACATGGTGGGGGGGGGACTACCAACCCCGGCCCACTGACCCCTGTGCTCTGCCCTCAGGGCGCCGGCTGCTGGCCTGGGCACTGTGTCTGCAGGCGTGGCGGGCGGCAGCCCCCTGCCCCGGCGCCTGCGTGTGCTACGACGAGCCCAAGGTGACCACGAGCTGCCCGCAGCAGGGCCTGCAGGCCGTGCCCCCCGACATCCCCGCGGGCAGCCAGCGCGTCTTCCTGCACGGCAACCGCATCGCGCACGTGCCCGCCGCGGGCTTCCGCGCCTGCCGCAACCTCACCATCCTCTGGCTGCACTCGAACGCGCTGGCCCGCGTGGACGCGGCCGCCTTCGCCGGCCTGGGGCTGCTGGAGCAGCTGGACCTCAGCGACAACGCGCAGCTGCGCGCCGTGGAGCCCGGCACGTTCCGGGGCCTGGGCCGCCTGCGCACGCTGCACCTGGACCGCTGCGGCCTGCAGGAGCTGGGCCCCGGGCTGTTCCACGGTCTGGCCGCCCTGCAGTACCTCTACCTGCAGGACAACGGGCTGCAGGCGTTACCCGACGACGCCTTCCGCGACCTGGGCAACCTCACCCACCTCTTCCTGCACGGCAACCGCATCCGCAGCCTGCCCGAGCGTGCCCTGCGCGGCCTGCACAGTCTCGACCGCCTGCTGCTGCACCAGAACCGCGTGGTGCGCGTGCACCCGCTGGCCTTCCGCGACCTGGGCCGCCTCATGACCCTCTACCTGTTCGCCAACAACCTGTCGGCGCTGCCGGCCGAGGCCCTGGCGCCCTTGCGCTCGCTGCAGTACCTGCGGCTCAATGCCAACCCCTGGGTGTGTGACTGCCGCGCGCGGCCGCTCTGGGCCTGGCTGCAGAGCTTCCACGGCTCCTCGTCCGAGGTGCCCTGCGGCCGCCCCCCGCACCTCGCCGGCCGCGACCTCAAGCGCTTGGCTGCCACCGACCTGGACGGCTGCTCCTGGACCCCCGAGGAGCTGCCGGGGCCGCCCGCCTGCTGCCGGCCGCACCCCGCCGCCGACAAAGCCTCGGGGCTGGGCGCCTCGGCCGGCAACGCGCTCAAGGGCCCCCCGGGCGACGGCTCCCGGCCGCGACGCGTCAACGATTCCCCCTTCGGGACCCCTCCCGGCTCGGCCGAGCCCCCGCCTACCGCGCCGCAGCCCAACGACAGCGCCGAGCCCCCCGGGGCGCTGCCAGGGCCGCTCCCCACGGGCCCTCGCCGGAGGCCCGGCTGCTCCCGCAAGAACCGCACCCGCAGCCACTGCCGGTTGGGCTCCgcgggcggcgggggcggcgcgGGGGGCGCGGGGGTCCGGCCCGGCTGCCTCGCCGCCCTGGGCCTCGCCCTGGCGGTGTGGCTGGCTGGCGTCGGGCCCTGCTGA